One Carboxydothermus pertinax genomic window carries:
- the hypB gene encoding hydrogenase nickel incorporation protein HypB, protein MQVQLTTNILKANDAIAALNRKIFSEKNIFVMNIISSPGAGKTTILEKLLLKLPPDIKPAVIEGDLATTKDAERIENTGVFALQINTLGGCHLDANMINQVLEKLPLEEINLLIIENVGNLVCPAGFDLGEDMKMVVLSVTEGNDKPLKYPVIFREAAVSVLNKIDLLNYVDFDLNQYEEDLIALNPDQRRFYISARTEEGLEPLIEFIVEKVRAKKGGE, encoded by the coding sequence GTGCAAGTCCAACTTACCACCAATATTTTAAAGGCAAATGATGCAATTGCCGCTTTAAACCGAAAAATATTTTCGGAAAAAAACATTTTTGTTATGAACATCATTAGTTCTCCCGGTGCCGGTAAGACTACTATTTTGGAAAAACTTTTACTGAAGCTTCCTCCCGATATAAAACCGGCGGTGATTGAGGGAGACTTGGCTACTACAAAAGATGCGGAAAGAATTGAGAATACCGGTGTTTTTGCTTTACAAATTAATACCTTGGGCGGATGTCACCTCGATGCAAATATGATAAACCAGGTCCTGGAAAAATTGCCGCTTGAAGAAATAAATCTTTTAATTATTGAAAATGTTGGAAACCTTGTGTGCCCTGCGGGGTTTGATTTGGGTGAAGATATGAAAATGGTGGTATTAAGTGTTACCGAAGGAAATGATAAACCTCTGAAATATCCGGTGATTTTTAGAGAAGCAGCGGTTTCTGTACTAAATAAAATAGACCTCTTAAATTATGTTGATTTTGACTTAAATCAGTATGAAGAAGATCTTATAGCATTAAACCCAGACCAGCGGCGTTTTTACATTAGTGCCCGTACGGAAGAAGGTTTAGAACCGTTAATTGAGTTTATTGTGGAAAAGGTTAGAGCCAAAAAAGGCGGAGAGTAA
- a CDS encoding hydrogenase maturation nickel metallochaperone HypA/HybF produces MHETALMESVLAILEESARKNGINKITKVKLKVGELTNALPEALELAFEAAKGDLLTKNAVLEIEQVKAYFRCQSCEKIFSLESPGFYCTFCHSRYVKIISGDELLIDYYEGE; encoded by the coding sequence ATGCATGAAACGGCTTTGATGGAAAGTGTTTTGGCTATTCTTGAGGAAAGTGCCAGAAAGAACGGTATTAATAAAATTACTAAAGTTAAGCTAAAAGTTGGTGAGCTGACCAATGCTCTACCAGAGGCCTTGGAACTTGCCTTTGAAGCCGCTAAAGGCGATTTATTAACTAAAAATGCTGTCTTGGAAATAGAGCAGGTTAAGGCTTATTTTAGGTGTCAATCCTGTGAGAAAATATTTTCGCTTGAAAGCCCAGGTTTTTATTGTACCTTTTGTCACAGTAGATATGTTAAAATAATTTCTGGAGACGAGCTCTTAATTGATTACTATGAGGGGGAATAA
- a CDS encoding HyaD/HybD family hydrogenase maturation endopeptidase: MAKILVLGIGNSIFKDEGIGVHIVKELAAEYTLDDVEFVDGGTASLDLLDFIEGKDKVIIIDAVRGGGVPGTIYRFKPTDIEINLPLSLSLHQVGLMEVLGMLKFQDPSSLNRIILFGIEPKEMGWGLDLSSELQAVKEKVKKEILKEINSGD, encoded by the coding sequence TTGGCAAAAATACTAGTTTTGGGCATAGGTAACAGCATATTTAAAGACGAAGGGATTGGCGTTCACATTGTTAAAGAATTAGCAGCTGAATACACTTTAGATGATGTCGAGTTCGTTGATGGTGGAACTGCTTCTTTGGACCTTCTTGACTTTATAGAAGGCAAGGATAAAGTTATTATTATCGATGCGGTCCGGGGAGGAGGCGTTCCAGGAACTATTTACCGTTTCAAGCCTACTGACATCGAAATAAATTTACCCCTTTCCCTTTCCCTGCACCAGGTAGGCTTGATGGAAGTTTTGGGAATGCTAAAGTTTCAGGATCCCTCCTCCTTAAATAGAATTATCCTTTTTGGCATTGAACCAAAAGAAATGGGCTGGGGATTAGATTTAAGTTCCGAATTACAGGCAGTTAAAGAAAAAGTAAAGAAGGAAATTTTAAAAGAGATAAATTCCGGGGATTAA
- the cybH gene encoding Ni/Fe-hydrogenase, b-type cytochrome subunit: MTRKVLRHPLFIRLTHWINMIAITSLIISGFYIHNPLKYNFFSTMDAARKLHFFMMYVVMAGLLARVYYAIATKDYQNIWFRFRDLKNFPALLRYYLFLTDEHPNWGKYNPGQKLVYSGWGILLIIQILTGLALYKPGSFPTLAYIFGGLNIARLIHYLVNWIFVITVAIHLYLDLTEGLGIIRSMFTGYVSVDEEETTVVTKEQLRQTL, from the coding sequence ATGACCCGGAAGGTATTACGTCATCCCCTGTTTATTAGATTGACCCACTGGATTAATATGATAGCAATAACTTCATTGATTATCTCAGGCTTTTATATTCACAATCCTTTAAAGTACAACTTCTTTTCAACTATGGATGCAGCGAGAAAGCTTCACTTTTTTATGATGTACGTTGTCATGGCAGGATTATTAGCTCGAGTCTATTATGCAATTGCTACCAAAGATTATCAAAATATCTGGTTTAGATTTAGAGACTTAAAAAATTTTCCGGCCCTTTTAAGATATTATCTTTTCTTAACTGATGAACACCCTAACTGGGGAAAGTACAACCCGGGACAAAAGCTAGTTTATTCGGGGTGGGGTATTTTACTGATTATTCAAATCTTGACTGGACTTGCCTTATATAAACCTGGTAGCTTTCCAACTTTAGCTTATATCTTTGGGGGTTTAAACATTGCCCGTCTTATTCACTATTTAGTAAACTGGATTTTTGTCATAACAGTTGCTATCCATTTGTATCTCGATTTAACCGAAGGTTTGGGAATTATCAGATCGATGTTTACCGGCTATGTTTCTGTGGATGAGGAAGAGACAACGGTGGTAACTAAGGAACAATTAAGGCAAACCCTGTAG